Proteins encoded in a region of the Paenibacillus sp. W2I17 genome:
- a CDS encoding WIAG-tail domain: MSKNGKKKVPTPKLRHVSPKFKELELTDRRADKMNSGFTVNREERLNTNKRDSRAVQESEEFLFESTELPASTNELEELEIEAKIKPEPVESDSKEVETQDSSEKQIQVSSLAPLALEEEQDINKQEITSKDRLQSLTQNQMPGHTGHYIYTDDLSEFAVTESKLAPFSVDASKLKPDAVGSEALQDYAVTSIHIADGAIVSAKLAEASVSEEHLIDGSVSGHKIRNASIAGEKIRDGSITSQKLGNQVIDSAKIADGSIGTRHLSRMLVTEELIKNHAVTGDKIAISGVDTRHLTGGAVNTSKLADDAVTTSKIREAAVTGSKIEELSIESHHIQAGAVKQTHLAEGSVGRSQLLSGSIGSDQIEDGSIQTRHLAEGSLTGRHLLDGSIGSIQIRAHSVGKEQIGNGEVGSEHLTEGAVTSSKLADQSVGTAKLLEQSITASKISDQSVISSKIADEAVQGKHLAKGSIRAEHIANRGITPVHVDNSAIHSIHIASGSIEATHLSAGSVSGDALADDVVCERHLAESAVGTYELQDAAVTDVKLADGSVTTEKLGTASVSSRALAPGSVISSHLASGGVTGTHLAPGSVGSEALRPYAVKSEHLTEHAVGVPHLQPGSVETDAIARAAVTTDKLALDSVTSAQLAGGSIFPPHLTDHAVTSPKLSPESVATDKLADFAVTSAKLADGSVTSSKIMAESINAKHIPAGTIRGYHLKQHSVSLEHLSEEIRSPELFADGSITGNKLQHGSISADHLTADSVSGIELQQAAVGSEHLQPSVVQSVHLAEGSVKSDHLGTQVVSSQHLKADIIHEEHIAEQVVTSHHLAPGSVETDHLAPLSITAAHLQPGLISGLHLQAESTSAVHLQQGAVHSRHIQDGEILPHHIHERSIGTSHLEEEAVSTIILQDESVTRSKLATGSVDGSKLAAGTVSATHIANESVQTRHIQEGAILAEHIQECSIGSVHLDEESVSAVHLQNGSVTSAKLADGSINGSKLLEGTVSGIHIASQSVQTGHIQAGAIHADHIQERSIGTTHLEEEAVSAIHLQNGSVISAKLADGSVTGSKLIEDAVSGIHIASESVQSRHIQAGVILADHIQEHSIGMLHLEQEAVSAIHLQNGSVTSTKLADGSVTGSKLLEGAVSDIHIADDSVQSRHIQAGTILADHIQERSIGTAHLEEESVSAIHLQNGSVTSAKLADGSITGSKLLEGTVSGIHIASESVQSGHIQAGAIQADHIQERSIGTAHLEEEAVSAVHLQNGSVTSAKLADGSISGSKLLEDTVLGSHIASESVQTRHIQTGAILADHIQEHSIGTSHLEEEAISAVHLQNESVTGAKLADGSVSSSKLLENAVSDVHIANGSVQSRHIQERAIHADHIQERSIGISHLKAESVSSIHLHNGSITSAKMADGSVNGNKLLEGAVSAIHIADKSVQSRHIQDGTILADHIQERSIRTTHLEEEAVSGVHLQNGSVTSAKLADGSVNGSKLSEQSITSNHLNAGIVGPAHLSEEIWNAIRQFSGETLEQLAAIKRQEGLLQPENEVVQQSQQAIVEALPSAGLEQQQELISQTNQLGEPPAALFTTEQADQAQQPQLERSQEIAGTTEFMLSEQSITQEHLCDDAVGSSQLQSGAVQAKHLAFQPVRSVSKQPVVQQFGMEAFVLPESEVCTEVTVVFEESFASEHYVIVGMSNDRGFQISLLSQSEDEAVLEVSRTADCKHTYGLLSWIAAGPSQG, encoded by the coding sequence ATGAGTAAAAATGGCAAAAAGAAGGTTCCGACGCCGAAACTGCGGCATGTGAGCCCGAAATTTAAGGAATTGGAACTGACTGATCGCCGGGCAGACAAGATGAACTCAGGTTTCACTGTGAATAGGGAAGAACGCTTGAATACGAATAAAAGGGATTCGAGAGCTGTTCAGGAGTCGGAAGAATTCCTATTTGAATCAACGGAGCTACCTGCTTCAACAAACGAGCTGGAAGAGCTAGAGATCGAAGCCAAAATCAAGCCGGAACCCGTAGAGTCTGACAGCAAGGAAGTTGAGACACAAGATAGCTCGGAAAAGCAGATTCAGGTTAGCAGCTTGGCTCCGCTTGCTCTGGAAGAAGAGCAGGACATCAACAAACAGGAGATAACAAGCAAGGACCGGCTGCAGAGCCTGACCCAAAACCAGATGCCGGGTCATACTGGACACTACATCTACACGGACGACTTGAGTGAATTTGCTGTTACGGAGAGCAAGTTGGCTCCTTTCTCTGTGGATGCTTCCAAGCTGAAACCGGATGCGGTCGGCAGTGAAGCATTGCAGGATTATGCGGTGACCAGCATTCACATTGCCGACGGGGCCATTGTTTCGGCGAAACTTGCGGAAGCGTCTGTATCTGAGGAGCACCTGATTGATGGCTCTGTGTCTGGTCATAAAATACGAAATGCTTCTATTGCCGGTGAGAAAATCAGAGATGGCAGTATTACTTCTCAGAAGCTTGGCAACCAGGTCATCGATTCGGCCAAAATTGCCGACGGTTCCATTGGCACAAGACATCTCAGCCGCATGCTGGTAACGGAAGAATTAATCAAGAATCATGCCGTAACTGGAGACAAGATTGCAATTAGCGGGGTGGACACAAGACATCTCACGGGAGGAGCTGTGAATACCTCCAAACTGGCTGACGATGCAGTGACTACATCCAAAATTCGGGAAGCTGCAGTCACAGGCAGCAAAATCGAAGAACTATCCATCGAGTCTCACCACATTCAGGCAGGTGCTGTTAAACAGACACATCTGGCAGAAGGGTCTGTCGGTCGTTCACAACTATTAAGTGGCAGTATTGGAAGTGACCAGATAGAGGATGGATCCATACAAACAAGACATTTAGCAGAGGGTTCACTAACTGGAAGACATCTTCTGGACGGTTCAATCGGATCAATTCAGATTCGTGCTCATTCTGTTGGCAAGGAGCAGATTGGCAATGGAGAAGTGGGCAGTGAGCATTTGACGGAAGGTGCAGTAACCAGCAGCAAACTGGCAGACCAGTCTGTGGGAACAGCAAAATTGCTGGAGCAGTCCATTACGGCATCCAAGATCTCTGATCAGAGCGTCATTTCTTCCAAAATTGCGGATGAAGCCGTACAAGGTAAACATCTTGCCAAGGGTTCCATTCGTGCGGAACACATTGCGAATCGGGGAATCACACCGGTACATGTGGACAATTCCGCAATTCACTCCATTCACATTGCAAGTGGAAGCATCGAGGCAACTCATCTATCTGCCGGAAGTGTGTCCGGAGATGCTCTCGCAGACGACGTGGTGTGTGAGCGGCATCTTGCAGAGTCGGCCGTGGGTACGTATGAATTGCAGGATGCTGCCGTTACAGACGTTAAACTCGCGGATGGAAGTGTGACAACAGAAAAGCTTGGAACGGCATCGGTGAGTAGCAGAGCACTTGCCCCGGGAAGTGTTATATCCTCGCATCTTGCGAGTGGTGGAGTCACAGGTACACATCTGGCTCCAGGCAGCGTGGGTTCCGAGGCCCTGAGACCTTATGCAGTGAAATCGGAACACCTGACAGAACATGCCGTAGGTGTACCTCATCTTCAGCCGGGCAGTGTTGAAACGGATGCGATTGCTCGGGCCGCGGTCACAACTGACAAATTGGCTCTTGATAGTGTAACTTCAGCCCAGCTGGCTGGTGGGTCCATTTTTCCGCCTCATCTAACAGATCATGCGGTTACCTCCCCCAAGCTCTCACCAGAAAGTGTTGCCACAGATAAACTGGCGGATTTTGCTGTCACGTCAGCTAAACTGGCAGACGGTAGCGTGACTTCTTCCAAGATTATGGCAGAGAGTATTAACGCCAAACATATTCCAGCAGGAACCATTCGTGGGTATCACCTGAAGCAGCATTCCGTTTCACTGGAACATTTGTCGGAAGAAATACGCTCACCGGAATTATTTGCTGATGGCAGTATTACCGGCAACAAACTTCAGCATGGCTCCATAAGTGCGGACCATTTGACAGCAGACTCGGTATCCGGGATAGAACTACAACAGGCTGCTGTAGGTAGCGAGCATTTGCAGCCATCCGTTGTACAATCCGTCCATCTGGCTGAAGGCAGCGTGAAATCTGACCATTTGGGAACTCAAGTAGTGAGCTCACAGCATCTGAAGGCAGACATCATTCATGAGGAGCATATTGCTGAACAGGTGGTCACATCACATCACTTGGCACCTGGATCTGTTGAGACAGACCATCTGGCACCTTTATCCATTACAGCGGCTCACCTTCAGCCAGGTTTGATCAGTGGTTTGCATCTTCAGGCAGAGTCGACAAGTGCTGTTCACCTGCAGCAAGGAGCTGTGCATTCCCGTCATATTCAAGATGGTGAAATTCTTCCCCATCATATCCATGAACGGAGCATCGGAACATCTCATCTGGAAGAAGAAGCGGTAAGTACGATTATTTTGCAGGATGAATCTGTAACACGCTCCAAACTAGCAACGGGTAGTGTGGATGGCAGCAAATTAGCCGCAGGAACCGTATCGGCTACTCACATTGCCAATGAAAGTGTGCAAACCCGTCATATCCAAGAAGGAGCAATCCTTGCTGAGCATATTCAAGAGTGCAGTATTGGCTCAGTTCATCTGGATGAGGAGTCTGTAAGTGCGGTTCATTTGCAAAATGGATCTGTAACAAGTGCCAAACTGGCGGATGGCAGTATAAACGGCAGCAAATTGCTTGAAGGAACCGTATCGGGGATTCATATTGCGTCTCAAAGTGTGCAAACCGGGCATATTCAGGCAGGGGCCATTCATGCTGACCATATTCAGGAGCGGAGCATCGGCACAACCCATCTGGAGGAGGAAGCAGTAAGTGCGATTCACCTGCAAAATGGGTCTGTCATCAGTGCCAAACTGGCCGACGGCAGTGTAACCGGCAGTAAGTTGATCGAAGATGCGGTGTCGGGAATCCATATCGCTTCTGAAAGTGTGCAATCCCGCCATATCCAGGCAGGAGTAATCCTTGCTGACCATATTCAGGAGCACAGCATTGGCATGCTTCACTTGGAACAGGAAGCAGTAAGTGCCATTCATCTGCAAAATGGATCTGTAACAAGTACCAAGTTGGCCGACGGCAGTGTAACCGGCAGCAAGTTGCTTGAAGGAGCAGTATCAGATATCCACATTGCAGACGATAGTGTGCAATCCCGTCATATTCAAGCGGGAACAATCCTTGCTGATCATATTCAAGAGCGGAGCATCGGCACAGCGCATTTGGAAGAGGAGTCGGTAAGTGCCATTCATTTGCAAAATGGATCTGTAACGAGTGCCAAACTGGCGGATGGCAGTATAACTGGCAGCAAGTTACTCGAAGGTACGGTATCCGGGATTCATATCGCATCGGAAAGTGTGCAATCCGGGCATATTCAGGCAGGAGCCATTCAAGCTGATCATATTCAGGAGCGAAGCATCGGCACAGCCCATCTGGAAGAGGAAGCAGTAAGTGCGGTTCATCTGCAAAATGGGTCCGTAACGAGTGCCAAATTGGCTGACGGTAGCATTAGCGGCAGTAAATTGCTCGAAGATACTGTATTGGGGAGCCATATCGCATCGGAAAGTGTGCAAACTCGCCATATCCAGACAGGAGCGATCCTTGCTGATCATATTCAGGAGCATAGCATTGGTACGTCCCATCTGGAGGAGGAAGCAATAAGTGCGGTTCATCTGCAAAATGAATCCGTAACGGGTGCTAAACTGGCCGATGGCAGTGTGAGCAGTAGTAAACTGCTTGAAAATGCGGTGTCGGATGTCCATATTGCCAATGGAAGTGTGCAATCCCGTCATATCCAAGAGAGAGCCATACATGCTGACCATATTCAAGAGCGAAGTATTGGAATCTCCCACCTCAAAGCGGAATCGGTAAGTTCGATTCATCTGCACAATGGTTCCATAACAAGTGCCAAAATGGCTGACGGCAGTGTAAACGGTAATAAATTGCTTGAAGGTGCGGTATCGGCTATCCACATAGCAGACAAAAGTGTGCAGTCTCGTCATATTCAGGATGGAACGATTCTTGCTGACCATATTCAAGAACGCAGTATTCGCACAACCCATCTGGAAGAGGAAGCAGTAAGCGGGGTTCATCTGCAAAATGGGTCTGTCACCAGTGCCAAATTGGCCGATGGCAGCGTGAACGGCAGCAAACTGAGTGAGCAGAGTATTACGTCTAATCATTTGAATGCGGGGATTGTAGGTCCGGCGCATTTGAGCGAAGAGATATGGAATGCGATTCGTCAGTTCAGTGGAGAAACACTGGAGCAACTGGCAGCTATCAAAAGACAAGAAGGATTGCTTCAACCAGAAAATGAGGTTGTACAGCAATCACAGCAGGCAATCGTCGAGGCATTACCGAGTGCTGGTCTGGAGCAACAACAAGAGCTGATATCCCAAACAAATCAGCTTGGCGAACCACCGGCAGCTTTGTTCACAACAGAGCAGGCAGATCAGGCTCAGCAACCACAGCTTGAACGGTCACAGGAGATCGCTGGAACTACGGAGTTTATGTTAAGTGAACAATCGATTACACAGGAGCATCTGTGTGATGATGCCGTGGGCAGCAGCCAGTTGCAATCGGGTGCAGTTCAAGCCAAACATCTGGCCTTCCAGCCCGTTCGCAGCGTAAGCAAACAACCGGTTGTACAACAATTCGGGATGGAAGCTTTTGTACTGCCAGAGAGTGAAGTATGCACAGAGGTAACCGTTGTTTTTGAAGAATCATTTGCTTCAGAACATTATGTGATTGTGGGCATGAGCAATGATCGGGGATTCCAGATTTCCCTGCTCTCGCAGAGTGAGGATGAAGCGGTTCTTGAAGTGTCACGTACAGCAGATTGCAAGCATACCTACGGGTTGTTGTCATGGATTGCTGCGGGACCTTCACAAGGATAG
- a CDS encoding M4 family metallopeptidase, with product MKFAKVMPTILGGALLLASVSSATAAPVSDQSIPLQAPYASEEGIPLNSGTDDTIFNYLGQQEQFLNSDVKSQLKIVKRNTDTSGVRHFRLKQYIKGIPVYGAEQTVHLDKTGAVSSALGDLPPIEEQAIPNDGVAEISGEDAIRIATEEATSRIGELGAAEITPQAELNIYHHEEDGQTYLVYITEVNVLEPAPLRTKYFINAVDGSIVSQFDLINFATGTGTGVLGDTKTLTTTQSGSTFQLKDTTRGNGIQTYTANNGSSLPGSLLTDSDNVWTDRAGVDAHAHAAATYDFYKNKFNRNGINGNGLLIRSTVHYGSNYNNAFWNGAQIVFGDGDGTTFRSLSGDLDVVGHELTHGVIEYTANLEYRNEPGALNEAFADIFGNTIQSKNWLLGDDIYTPNTPGDALRSLSNPTLYGQPDKYSDRYTGSQDNGGVHINSGIINKAYFLAAQGGTHNGVTVTGIGRDKAIQIFYSTLVNYLTPTSKFAAAKTATIQAAKDLYGATSAEATAITKAYQAVGL from the coding sequence ATGAAATTCGCCAAAGTTATGCCAACAATTCTTGGAGGAGCTCTTTTGCTCGCTTCCGTATCCTCTGCTACTGCAGCTCCAGTGTCTGATCAATCCATTCCACTTCAGGCCCCTTATGCCTCTGAGGAGGGTATTCCATTGAACAGTGGAACAGATGACACTATCTTTAATTATCTTGGACAGCAGGAACAATTTCTGAATTCCGATGTGAAATCCCAGCTCAAAATTGTCAAAAGAAACACAGATACATCTGGCGTAAGACACTTCCGCCTGAAACAGTATATTAAAGGTATCCCGGTTTATGGTGCAGAACAGACGGTCCACCTGGACAAAACCGGAGCCGTGAGCTCCGCACTTGGCGATCTTCCACCGATTGAAGAGCAGGCCATTCCGAATGATGGTGTAGCCGAGATCAGCGGAGAAGACGCGATACGTATTGCAACCGAAGAAGCAACCTCCCGGATTGGAGAGCTTGGTGCCGCGGAAATCACACCTCAAGCTGAATTGAACATCTACCATCATGAAGAAGATGGTCAGACGTATCTGGTTTACATTACGGAAGTAAACGTACTGGAACCTGCCCCTCTACGGACCAAATATTTCATTAACGCAGTGGATGGCAGTATCGTATCCCAGTTTGACCTCATTAACTTTGCCACTGGAACAGGTACAGGTGTACTCGGTGATACCAAAACCCTGACAACCACTCAATCCGGCAGTACCTTCCAACTGAAAGACACCACTCGCGGCAATGGCATCCAAACGTACACGGCGAACAATGGCTCCTCACTGCCTGGTAGCTTGCTCACGGATTCGGATAATGTATGGACCGATCGTGCAGGTGTAGATGCTCACGCTCATGCGGCTGCTACGTATGATTTCTACAAAAACAAATTCAACCGTAATGGGATTAATGGTAACGGATTGTTGATCAGATCAACCGTGCACTACGGCTCCAATTACAATAACGCCTTCTGGAACGGGGCACAGATTGTCTTTGGTGACGGAGATGGAACGACGTTCCGATCCCTGTCTGGTGATCTGGATGTTGTGGGCCATGAATTGACGCATGGTGTTATTGAATATACAGCCAATCTGGAATATCGCAATGAACCAGGTGCACTCAATGAAGCCTTTGCCGATATTTTTGGTAATACGATCCAAAGCAAAAACTGGCTGCTCGGTGATGATATCTACACACCTAACACTCCAGGAGATGCGCTGCGCTCCCTCTCCAACCCTACATTGTATGGTCAACCTGACAAATACAGCGATCGCTACACAGGCTCACAGGACAACGGCGGTGTCCATATCAACAGTGGTATCATCAATAAAGCCTATTTCCTTGCTGCTCAAGGCGGAACACATAATGGTGTGACTGTTACCGGAATCGGTCGGGATAAAGCGATCCAGATTTTCTACAGCACACTGGTGAACTACCTGACACCAACGTCCAAATTTGCCGCTGCCAAAACAGCTACCATTCAAGCAGCCAAAGATCTGTACGGAGCAACTTCCGCTGAAGCTACTGCTATTACCAAAGCGTATCAAGCTGTAGGCCTGTAA
- a CDS encoding glycosyltransferase encodes MKLLRKTRTTARYATRSNVTRRKTVLKKRRWKSGHKKGTKAYAFVISSKQLMSQAKDGVENGAENGMSDAPSHRDVSQRPMLSVIIPAMNEEKRIGAVVREALRICRDAEVLVVVNGSTDGTAKTAKRAGARVLTYAEALGHDGGRKVGAAEARGQVLLFTDADIAIPAEHLAPYVKAVLKGTDVALNDYHGPVTHHPVHPVVEAKHMLNSILARSDLRGASMTAIPHAISRKGLEVMGISSLEVPPLAQAKAVIGGLRVRAVHHVPVGRMNAVRIKKRSGPDPLSQVVLNDHMAAIKWITDTLGPRGGYTDLKRVRNLAR; translated from the coding sequence GTGAAACTGTTGCGCAAAACCCGTACCACAGCACGTTATGCAACCCGATCCAATGTGACACGAAGAAAAACAGTGCTGAAGAAACGAAGATGGAAGTCTGGACACAAAAAGGGTACAAAGGCCTATGCGTTCGTTATTTCATCCAAACAGCTGATGTCACAGGCTAAGGATGGAGTAGAGAATGGCGCGGAAAATGGCATGAGTGATGCTCCTTCACACAGGGATGTTTCTCAGCGACCGATGCTCTCGGTCATTATCCCTGCTATGAATGAGGAGAAAAGGATTGGTGCAGTTGTACGTGAAGCGCTGCGGATATGCCGTGATGCTGAAGTGCTTGTCGTTGTGAATGGTTCAACAGACGGTACGGCTAAAACAGCCAAACGGGCTGGAGCACGAGTGCTCACGTATGCAGAAGCGCTGGGGCATGATGGAGGACGAAAAGTAGGCGCAGCGGAGGCGCGTGGTCAGGTATTGTTATTTACTGATGCAGATATCGCAATTCCCGCAGAGCATCTTGCACCTTACGTGAAGGCTGTACTGAAGGGAACGGATGTGGCGCTTAACGACTACCATGGGCCTGTCACTCATCATCCCGTTCATCCGGTAGTGGAGGCCAAACACATGTTGAACAGCATACTCGCAAGATCCGATCTCCGGGGGGCATCCATGACAGCTATTCCACATGCAATAAGCCGAAAAGGACTTGAGGTCATGGGAATATCCTCGCTGGAAGTTCCGCCACTCGCACAAGCCAAGGCAGTGATCGGCGGACTTCGGGTACGCGCTGTTCATCACGTACCTGTGGGTAGAATGAATGCAGTACGAATCAAGAAGCGAAGCGGACCTGATCCGCTAAGTCAAGTGGTACTGAATGATCATATGGCAGCGATCAAGTGGATTACGGATACGCTCGGTCCCCGCGGAGGTTATACCGATCTGAAACGTGTTCGCAACCTGGCGAGGTAA
- a CDS encoding glycosyltransferase family A protein, translated as MKGRSGVVRRRRTTNRQTTAGRTVMNKRLRNKKHVDIQKTRRSRAKSGQVDLHLMWKAGQVAGSEAKANNTVSEKHARLVWNAHAANVAELSNFELALKAGKAFMQGYAQASGYSFQIVPLPLRHSAAAVVCACNEEHTLGQVLLQLKRLPLTDIIVVLNGTTDDSLKQVLRQPGLTVIYEPDRAGHDVGRALGAKMTDAETVLFVDGDMVVSAEQLAPFLFAVDRGQDVALNNLTSLLPAFAGQDEVSRIKAYLNRTLGRADLGSNSMTAVPHALSRRMIQTVKPASLAVPPKAQSLAIQHGMNVSAPSQVDVIRSNRLRPGNTGSGNDVAKLIIGDHLEALATLLGTGWNPAQAHTLSRVEVAYRRNA; from the coding sequence ATGAAGGGACGTTCAGGGGTTGTCCGCCGCAGGCGGACAACAAATAGACAAACGACAGCAGGAAGAACAGTAATGAACAAGCGTCTTAGAAACAAGAAACATGTAGATATTCAAAAAACAAGAAGAAGCCGAGCAAAGTCTGGCCAAGTAGATCTGCACTTGATGTGGAAAGCGGGGCAAGTTGCAGGAAGCGAGGCAAAGGCGAACAACACAGTATCAGAAAAACACGCACGTCTCGTATGGAATGCACACGCGGCGAACGTTGCGGAGCTAAGCAACTTCGAGCTAGCTCTGAAGGCAGGTAAGGCATTTATGCAGGGTTATGCTCAGGCCTCGGGATATTCATTCCAGATCGTGCCGTTACCTCTTCGTCATTCGGCTGCTGCCGTTGTCTGTGCCTGTAATGAAGAACACACACTGGGGCAGGTGTTATTGCAACTAAAGCGGCTGCCTCTGACGGATATTATTGTGGTACTGAATGGAACGACAGATGACAGTTTGAAACAGGTACTAAGGCAGCCGGGACTTACAGTAATCTACGAACCGGATCGGGCAGGACATGATGTGGGCCGGGCACTTGGAGCCAAGATGACGGATGCGGAGACGGTACTTTTTGTGGATGGAGATATGGTCGTCTCCGCTGAACAGCTTGCACCCTTTCTGTTCGCGGTTGATCGGGGACAGGATGTGGCGTTGAATAATCTGACGTCTTTGCTTCCTGCGTTTGCAGGGCAGGATGAGGTAAGCCGGATCAAAGCATATCTGAACCGAACATTAGGCAGGGCAGATCTTGGTTCCAATTCCATGACAGCCGTGCCTCATGCATTATCTCGTCGTATGATTCAGACGGTGAAGCCAGCATCACTGGCCGTTCCACCTAAGGCACAAAGTCTAGCTATTCAGCATGGAATGAACGTCTCGGCACCAAGTCAGGTGGATGTTATTCGTTCCAATCGGTTGCGCCCTGGTAACACGGGAAGTGGGAATGATGTCGCCAAATTGATCATCGGAGATCATCTGGAGGCACTGGCTACATTGCTGGGTACAGGTTGGAATCCAGCCCAGGCACATACACTCTCCCGTGTAGAAGTGGCTTACAGGAGGAACGCCTAA
- a CDS encoding glycosyltransferase family 2 protein: protein MTLTSMIIPTYNGLDLIRPCIDAIRQYSGDPASYEIIVVDNGSTDGTAEYCALERIRFVRFPDNRGFPAACNAGLRAACGDELLLLNNDVTVTPRWLENLRTALYSDASIGITGPVTNYASGIQQIELAFRDMEHFQELANSNNVADSLRWREVRRIVGLCMLMKRDVVESVGLLDEAYSPGHYEDDDYCYRARLQGYRLLVCGDVLVHHQGSASFQKTDPVAWKQLLERNRSIFMNKWHVDPLEYMDISDEGGNVE, encoded by the coding sequence ATGACACTGACGAGTATGATTATCCCAACTTACAATGGGCTGGATCTGATCAGGCCCTGCATCGATGCCATACGTCAATACTCCGGCGATCCTGCGTCATATGAAATTATCGTGGTAGATAACGGTTCGACGGATGGAACGGCTGAATATTGTGCGCTGGAGCGAATTCGATTTGTAAGGTTCCCGGACAATCGGGGGTTTCCGGCAGCGTGTAACGCTGGACTTCGTGCAGCCTGCGGGGATGAGCTGTTGCTGTTGAACAATGATGTTACGGTCACGCCCCGTTGGCTAGAGAACCTGCGAACGGCTCTGTACAGTGACGCAAGTATTGGGATCACGGGTCCTGTTACGAATTATGCAAGCGGCATCCAGCAGATTGAACTGGCGTTTCGGGACATGGAACATTTTCAGGAGTTGGCCAATTCCAATAATGTTGCGGATTCTTTAAGGTGGAGGGAAGTACGTCGGATCGTCGGTCTGTGCATGCTGATGAAACGAGATGTCGTGGAATCGGTTGGACTGCTTGACGAGGCATATTCTCCGGGACACTATGAGGATGACGATTATTGTTATAGAGCAAGATTGCAGGGATATCGCCTGCTGGTATGTGGAGATGTTCTCGTGCATCATCAGGGAAGTGCCAGCTTCCAGAAGACAGATCCGGTAGCGTGGAAACAGCTGCTTGAGCGTAATCGTTCGATTTTTATGAACAAATGGCATGTCGATCCGCTTGAATATATGGACATATCCGATGAAGGAGGGAACGTGGAATGA
- a CDS encoding sugar phosphate nucleotidyltransferase, with amino-acid sequence MKGVILAGGTGTRLYPLTRLINKHLLPVGKHPMIMYGIDRLRQAGIDELLIVINKHSAGLYTEYLGGGADHGVKLTYRIQEKAGGIAEALDLATSFILPGEKFVVLLGDNLFSDDLKPYVDRYMQQPAGTARVLLKEVDDARRYGVPVFDPKHPERISYIEEKPSQPKTSYCVTGIYMYDDHVFNLIRNIAPSARGELEITDVNNHYASAGGLEYDILQKYWSDAGTFDSLQEAAVRMKGQLP; translated from the coding sequence ATGAAAGGTGTAATTCTTGCCGGCGGAACAGGAACTAGACTGTATCCGCTGACCCGGCTCATTAACAAACATCTGCTTCCAGTCGGTAAACATCCGATGATTATGTATGGCATCGACAGGCTCCGCCAGGCAGGCATTGATGAACTATTGATTGTGATCAACAAACATTCCGCCGGCTTATATACAGAGTATCTTGGTGGCGGAGCGGATCATGGGGTGAAGTTGACTTATCGCATTCAGGAAAAGGCAGGCGGGATTGCGGAAGCATTGGACCTGGCAACTTCCTTTATTCTTCCTGGCGAAAAATTCGTTGTGCTTCTCGGAGATAATCTCTTCAGCGATGATCTGAAGCCTTATGTGGACCGTTACATGCAGCAACCTGCTGGTACAGCGCGAGTTCTGCTCAAAGAGGTGGATGATGCACGACGTTACGGGGTGCCTGTTTTTGATCCAAAGCATCCAGAGCGAATCTCGTACATTGAGGAGAAGCCAAGCCAGCCGAAAACCTCTTATTGTGTGACGGGCATATACATGTATGACGATCATGTATTTAACCTGATTCGCAACATTGCGCCGTCTGCGCGTGGAGAACTTGAAATTACGGATGTGAATAATCACTACGCATCTGCTGGCGGACTGGAATACGACATTTTGCAGAAATACTGGAGTGATGCAGGTACATTTGATTCGCTCCAGGAAGCAGCTGTCCGTATGAAAGGACAATTGCCCTAA
- a CDS encoding GT-D fold domain-containing glycosyltransferase, whose protein sequence is MAGHITAALDAQRPLSVVRLGDGELLTLAADTVLPGQEVQELAPFLPYAGVPCSTPDIRAMLAEAIQAADWVGVPISRAPTFQGLLFPVLRHFGIDWSRLKLTSSTINYSLHQSGLVLPLLQGRRVLLIGSQAPELAALLHNRGIHVTGIIGSVAGVMDIPRVMQQTAEHAFDIALVAAGIPAVILCRRIAGELGKVALDFGHLADKLVTGELQL, encoded by the coding sequence ATGGCTGGACACATCACGGCGGCGCTGGATGCGCAGCGCCCCTTGTCTGTCGTTCGCCTCGGAGATGGCGAACTGCTCACGCTGGCAGCCGATACGGTGCTGCCAGGCCAGGAAGTGCAGGAGCTGGCACCATTTCTGCCCTATGCAGGGGTGCCATGCTCAACCCCCGACATCCGCGCGATGCTTGCGGAAGCCATACAGGCCGCCGACTGGGTTGGCGTGCCGATCTCGCGTGCACCGACATTCCAGGGGCTGTTATTCCCGGTGTTGCGCCACTTCGGGATCGACTGGTCCCGGCTGAAATTGACCAGCTCCACGATCAATTACAGTCTGCATCAGTCCGGCCTGGTGTTGCCCTTGCTGCAAGGAAGGCGGGTTCTGCTCATAGGCAGCCAGGCACCAGAGCTTGCGGCACTGCTGCATAACCGGGGGATTCATGTCACAGGTATCATTGGTTCTGTGGCAGGAGTCATGGATATTCCGAGGGTGATGCAGCAAACCGCAGAACATGCTTTTGATATCGCTTTGGTGGCGGCGGGAATTCCGGCGGTCATTCTGTGTCGGCGAATTGCAGGTGAACTGGGCAAGGTCGCTCTGGATTTTGGACATTTGGCTGACAAACTGGTAACAGGAGAGCTTCAACTCTAG